One segment of Pan paniscus chromosome 20, NHGRI_mPanPan1-v2.0_pri, whole genome shotgun sequence DNA contains the following:
- the MYADM gene encoding myeloid-associated differentiation marker gives MPVTVTRTTITTTTTSSSGLGSPTIVGSPRALTQPLGLLRLLQLVSTCVAFSLVASVDAWTGSMGNWSMFTWCFCFSVTLIILIVELCGLQARFPLSWRNFPITFACYAALFCLSASIIYPTTYVQFLPHGRSRDHAIAATFFSCIACVAYATEVAWTRARPGEITGYMATVPGLLKVLETFVACIIFAFISDPNLYQHQPALEWCVAVYAICFILAAIAILLNLGECTNVLPIPFPSFLSGLALLSVLLYATALVLWPLYQFDEKYGGQPRRSRDVSCSRSHAYYVCAWDRRLAVAILTAINLLAYVADLVHSAHLVFVKV, from the coding sequence ATGCCAGTGACGGTAACCCGCACCACCATCACAACCACCACGACGTCATCTTCGGGCCTGGGGTCCCCCACGATCGTGGGGTCCCCTCGGGCCCTGACACAGCCCCTGGGTCTCCTTCGCCTGCTGCAGCTGGTGTCTACCTGCGTGGCCTTCTCGCTGGTGGCTAGCGTGGACGCCTGGACGGGGTCCATGGGCAACTGGTCCATGTTCACCTGGTGCTTCTGCTTCTCCGTGACCCTGATCATCCTCATCGTGGAGCTGTGCGGGCTCCAGGCCCGCTTCCCCCTGTCTTGGCGCAACTTCCCCATCACCTTCGCCTGCTACGCGGCCCTCTTCTGCCTCTCGGCCTCCATCATCTACCCCACCACCTATGTCCAGTTCCTGCCCCACGGCCGTTCGCGGGACCACGCCATCGCCGCCACCTTCTTCTCCTGCATCGCGTGTGTGGCTTACGCCACCGAAGTGGCCTGGACCCGGGCCCGGCCCGGCGAGATCACTGGCTATATGGCCACCGTACCCGGGCTGCTGAAGGTGCTGGAGACCTTCGTGGCCTGCATCATCTTCGCGTTCATCAGCGACCCCAACCTGTACCAGCACCAGCCGGCCCTGGAGTGGTGCGTGGCGGTGTACGCCATCTGCTTCATCCTAGCGGCCATCGCCATCCTGCTGAACCTGGGGGAGTGCACCAACGTGCTACCCATCCCCTTCCCCAGCTTCCTGTCGGGGCTGGCCTTGCTGTCTGTCCTCCTCTATGCCACTGCCCTTGTTCTCTGGCCCCTCTACCAGTTCGATGAGAAGTATGGCGGCCAGCCTCGGCGCTCCAGAGATGTAAGCTGCAGCCGCAGCCATGCCTACTACGTGTGTGCCTGGGACCGCCGACTGGCTGTGGCCATCCTGACGGCCATCAACCTACTGGCGTATGTGGCTGACCTGGTGCACTCTGCCCACCTGGTTTTTGTCAAGGTCTAA